In uncultured Flavobacterium sp., a genomic segment contains:
- a CDS encoding HAD family phosphatase: protein MIDTIIFDFGDIFINLDKQATISGLQKLGMTEWNSELDRLNLLFETGDISHEDFLAGFQKELPNASIEEILEAWNAILADFPLYRLEFLQMLSQKYRLFLLSNTDSIHIETFENKSGISFYSDFYQCFEKVYFSFEIGMRKPNADVFQYVINKHELSPKRTLFVDDKKENTDAAAALGLRVWHLQVGQEDVVDLFDKKIL, encoded by the coding sequence ATGATTGATACTATAATTTTTGACTTTGGAGATATCTTTATCAATTTAGACAAACAAGCAACCATTTCGGGATTACAGAAATTAGGAATGACAGAATGGAATTCAGAATTAGATCGTCTGAATCTTTTGTTTGAAACCGGAGACATTTCGCATGAAGATTTTTTGGCAGGTTTCCAGAAAGAACTTCCAAACGCTTCTATCGAAGAAATTCTTGAAGCCTGGAATGCCATCTTAGCAGATTTTCCCTTGTATCGATTAGAGTTTTTACAAATGCTTTCTCAAAAATACCGTTTGTTTTTATTGAGCAACACAGATTCGATTCATATTGAAACTTTTGAGAACAAAAGCGGAATTTCGTTTTACAGTGATTTTTACCAATGTTTTGAAAAAGTATATTTTTCTTTTGAAATTGGAATGCGAAAACCAAATGCTGACGTTTTTCAATATGTAATCAACAAACATGAATTATCTCCAAAACGAACTTTATTTGTAGATGACAAAAAGGAAAACACAGATGCCGCCGCCGCTTTAGGTCTTCGTGTTTGGCATTTGCAAGTTGGTCAGGAAGATGTAGTTGATCTATTTGATAAAAAAATATTATAG
- a CDS encoding YigZ family protein: MEYNDTYQTITFESEEVLFKEKGSKFFGYAFPIENEDEVKPIIENLKKQHPHAVHYCYAYQLGTAPKISYRANDDGEPSNTAGAPIYGQIQSFGVTNVLVVVVRIFGGAKLGVGGLIAAYKTTAQMTLEVCEIVEKTIDVQFLISFDYKNMNRVMRVIKEKKLEITSQEMEINEESGLPIGKITTKTRKKNAESIFDIFDLMFEIDIKII; this comes from the coding sequence TTGGAATATAACGATACGTATCAAACCATTACTTTTGAATCTGAAGAAGTGCTTTTTAAGGAAAAAGGAAGCAAGTTCTTTGGTTACGCTTTTCCTATAGAAAACGAAGACGAAGTAAAACCAATCATCGAAAATCTTAAAAAGCAACATCCTCATGCTGTACATTATTGCTACGCTTATCAATTAGGCACGGCTCCAAAAATTTCCTATCGTGCAAATGATGACGGCGAACCAAGTAATACTGCAGGCGCACCAATTTATGGGCAAATTCAATCTTTTGGAGTAACAAATGTTTTGGTAGTTGTGGTTCGAATTTTTGGTGGCGCAAAATTAGGTGTTGGCGGTTTGATTGCCGCTTACAAAACAACAGCACAAATGACACTTGAAGTTTGTGAAATTGTCGAAAAAACAATTGATGTTCAGTTTTTAATCTCTTTTGATTATAAAAACATGAATAGAGTTATGCGTGTTATTAAAGAAAAAAAACTGGAAATTACGTCTCAGGAAATGGAAATTAATGAAGAATCCGGACTTCCAATTGGCAAAATAACGACAAAAACACGCAAAAAAAATGCCGAATCAATATTCGACATTTTTGATTTAATGTTTGAAATCGACATTAAAATTATATAA
- a CDS encoding thioesterase family protein, which translates to MKNHQTQVRVRYSETDQMGVVYHGNYIPYFEIGRVEWLRNKGISYKSMEESGIGLPIVSMQINYKKSARYDELLTIHTSFKSQSSVKIEFDCAIYNEANELLTTAVFILVFISLKTGRPTAPPDYILELFKTLV; encoded by the coding sequence ATGAAAAATCATCAAACGCAAGTGCGTGTTCGTTACTCAGAAACTGACCAAATGGGAGTTGTTTATCACGGAAATTACATCCCATATTTTGAGATAGGGCGCGTGGAATGGCTTAGAAACAAAGGGATTTCGTATAAAAGTATGGAAGAAAGCGGAATTGGATTGCCAATTGTTTCGATGCAAATAAATTATAAAAAATCGGCGCGTTATGATGAGTTGTTAACGATTCATACAAGTTTCAAAAGTCAATCGTCTGTTAAGATTGAATTCGACTGTGCAATCTATAATGAGGCGAATGAGTTATTAACAACGGCAGTATTTATTTTAGTATTTATTTCGTTAAAAACGGGTCGCCCAACTGCACCTCCAGATTATATTTTAGAATTGTTTAAAACACTTGTATAA
- the dnaA gene encoding chromosomal replication initiator protein DnaA: MTKTAQSVWENCLSFIKDNIQDQAYKTWFEPIKSVELTDNALYIQVPSKFFYEWLEEHYVKLLKVALTKELGKNAKLLYKIKMENTYGNKQPFTEQLPSSNRVPMKPQEVDAPFKNLNPELKNPFVIPGIRNLKIESQLNPNYSFDNFLEGDSNRLARSAGMAVANKPGGTSFNPLLIFGGVGLGKTHLAHAIGVEVKDKYPEKTVLYISAEIFTQQYIDSVKKNNRNDFIHFYQLIDVLIIDDVQFLSGKSGTQDVFFHIFNYLHQNGKQVILTSDKAPVDMQDIEQRLLSRFKWGLSAELHQPDYETRISILKNILYRDGVDMPEDIIEYVARNIKSNVRELEGAIISLIAQSSFNKKEVTIELAKSVVEKFVKNVKREISIDYIQKIVSDYFQLDIETLQSKTRKRHVVQARQLAMFFAKKFTKASLANIGSQIGDRDHATVLHACKTVDNLVSTDKQFKKFVEDINKKLTL; this comes from the coding sequence ATGACTAAAACTGCTCAATCGGTATGGGAAAACTGTTTGTCTTTTATAAAGGACAATATTCAAGACCAAGCATACAAAACTTGGTTTGAACCAATCAAATCAGTTGAGCTAACCGACAACGCATTATATATTCAGGTACCAAGTAAATTTTTCTACGAATGGCTAGAAGAACATTACGTAAAATTATTGAAAGTTGCGCTTACCAAAGAACTGGGAAAAAACGCAAAGTTACTGTATAAAATTAAAATGGAGAACACTTATGGAAATAAACAGCCGTTTACCGAGCAGCTGCCAAGTTCTAACAGAGTTCCTATGAAACCGCAAGAGGTTGATGCTCCGTTTAAAAACTTAAATCCTGAACTTAAGAATCCGTTTGTAATTCCAGGTATCAGAAATTTAAAAATTGAATCACAGTTAAATCCTAATTATAGTTTTGATAATTTCCTTGAAGGAGATTCTAACCGTTTAGCCCGTTCTGCAGGTATGGCTGTTGCCAATAAACCTGGAGGAACATCATTTAATCCGTTGTTGATTTTTGGTGGAGTTGGTTTAGGAAAAACACACTTAGCACATGCTATAGGTGTAGAAGTAAAAGATAAATATCCTGAAAAAACGGTTTTATATATTTCTGCCGAAATTTTCACACAACAATATATCGATTCGGTAAAAAAGAATAATCGTAATGATTTTATTCACTTTTACCAATTGATCGACGTTTTGATTATTGATGATGTTCAGTTCTTATCTGGAAAATCAGGAACTCAGGACGTATTCTTCCATATTTTCAACTATTTGCATCAAAACGGAAAACAGGTAATCCTGACTTCTGACAAAGCACCAGTTGATATGCAGGATATTGAACAACGTTTATTATCTCGTTTTAAATGGGGACTATCTGCTGAATTACATCAGCCAGATTACGAAACCAGAATTTCGATCTTAAAAAACATTCTATATCGTGACGGTGTTGACATGCCCGAAGACATTATTGAGTATGTTGCCCGCAATATCAAATCTAACGTTAGAGAACTTGAAGGCGCTATTATTTCGTTAATTGCACAATCATCTTTCAATAAAAAAGAAGTTACGATTGAGTTAGCTAAAAGCGTAGTTGAGAAATTTGTTAAAAATGTAAAGAGAGAAATCTCTATCGATTATATTCAAAAAATTGTGTCTGATTATTTTCAGTTGGATATTGAAACTCTTCAATCTAAAACCAGAAAGAGGCACGTGGTTCAGGCGAGACAATTGGCCATGTTTTTTGCAAAGAAATTTACTAAAGCTTCTTTGGCAAACATTGGTTCACAAATTGGAGATCGTGATCACGCAACCGTATTACATGCTTGTAAAACTGTCGACAATTTAGTTTCTACAGACAAACAATTCAAAAAGTTTGTCGAAGATATCAACAAAAAATTAACGCTATAA
- a CDS encoding low molecular weight protein-tyrosine-phosphatase has product MPVKILMVCLGNICRSPLAEGILASKLPTNSFVVDSAGTGSWHVGHSPDKRSIAVALKYGVNIQNQRGRQFQTSDFEDFDYIYVMDNSNYRDVIHLAKTTEHKNKVDLILNELFPGENVDVPDPYFGAANGFENVYQMLDEVTDIIAKKLIEKHS; this is encoded by the coding sequence ATGCCAGTAAAAATTTTAATGGTTTGTTTGGGAAATATTTGTAGATCCCCTTTAGCCGAAGGAATTTTAGCATCAAAATTACCCACCAACTCTTTTGTAGTTGATTCTGCAGGAACCGGATCCTGGCATGTAGGTCATTCACCAGACAAACGCTCTATAGCTGTTGCCTTAAAATATGGTGTAAACATTCAGAATCAAAGAGGAAGACAATTTCAAACTTCAGATTTTGAAGATTTTGATTACATTTATGTTATGGATAATTCTAATTATCGCGACGTAATACATCTGGCAAAAACTACTGAACACAAAAACAAAGTCGACCTTATATTAAACGAATTATTTCCGGGCGAAAACGTAGATGTACCAGATCCCTATTTTGGCGCAGCTAATGGTTTTGAAAATGTATACCAGATGTTAGATGAAGTAACAGATATAATCGCGAAAAAACTTATCGAAAAACATTCTTAA
- a CDS encoding SAM-dependent methyltransferase: MKLLGKLYLIPTTMGESDPMDVLPQTVKRSIDFIDHYIVENEKTARKSIKAVSPEKKQSELILFTLNKRTEPSEHLDFIKPLLEGKNVGLMSEAGCPGVADPGAVIVKLAHEKGIQVVPLVGPSSILLAMMASGMNGQSFTFNGYLPIDKDEKKSALKHFEKLSQDKNQSQIFIETPYRNNKLVEDILQIVNPSTHLCIATDITLPTEFIKTMRVSDWKKLKVDLHNRPTIFIIHKM, encoded by the coding sequence ATGAAACTTCTAGGAAAATTATATTTAATTCCAACTACAATGGGCGAAAGCGATCCGATGGATGTTTTGCCACAAACTGTAAAAAGAAGCATTGATTTTATAGATCATTATATTGTAGAAAACGAAAAAACAGCCAGAAAATCAATAAAAGCTGTTTCTCCAGAAAAAAAACAATCAGAACTTATACTTTTTACACTTAACAAGCGTACAGAACCAAGCGAGCATTTAGATTTTATAAAACCTTTATTAGAAGGAAAAAATGTTGGATTAATGAGCGAAGCCGGCTGCCCGGGCGTTGCTGATCCTGGTGCTGTAATTGTAAAATTGGCACACGAAAAAGGAATTCAGGTAGTGCCTTTAGTTGGTCCGTCTTCTATTTTATTAGCGATGATGGCTTCCGGAATGAACGGTCAGAGTTTTACTTTCAATGGTTATTTACCAATTGATAAAGACGAGAAAAAATCAGCACTAAAACATTTTGAAAAATTGTCTCAGGATAAAAATCAATCTCAAATTTTTATTGAGACACCTTATAGAAACAATAAATTAGTTGAAGATATTTTACAGATTGTAAATCCTTCAACACATTTATGTATTGCAACGGATATTACATTACCAACAGAATTCATTAAAACAATGCGTGTTTCTGATTGGAAAAAATTGAAAGTTGATTTGCACAATCGACCTACGATTTTTATTATTCATAAAATGTAA
- a CDS encoding energy transducer TonB, translated as MRKFLLLVLICFVQNTFSQSTKKNSKTKASETKNSEIPIVEVNTNNNADADLIIDEPEPSQAVVNDDDNTIYNTVAIEVKPDFPGGMEKFFKFVDNNFKYPEEAEIDDLKGKKVYATFVAEKDGSLTDIKILRDPGYGAGAETIRVLKKCPRWIPGEQNGKKIRTSYSVPITIKSN; from the coding sequence ATGAGAAAGTTTCTTCTTCTAGTTTTAATTTGCTTTGTACAAAATACGTTTTCACAAAGCACTAAAAAGAATTCTAAAACAAAAGCTTCAGAAACAAAAAACTCAGAAATACCAATTGTCGAAGTTAATACCAATAATAATGCTGACGCAGATTTAATAATAGACGAACCTGAACCTTCGCAAGCAGTTGTAAATGATGACGACAATACAATTTACAATACGGTAGCCATAGAAGTTAAGCCAGACTTTCCTGGAGGGATGGAGAAATTTTTCAAATTTGTTGATAACAATTTCAAGTATCCCGAAGAAGCAGAGATTGACGACTTAAAAGGAAAAAAAGTTTATGCAACATTTGTAGCTGAAAAAGATGGTTCATTAACTGACATAAAAATTCTTAGAGATCCAGGTTATGGAGCAGGAGCTGAAACAATTCGAGTTTTAAAAAAATGCCCAAGATGGATCCCTGGAGAACAAAATGGTAAAAAGATAAGAACTTCATATTCGGTACCAATTACCATTAAATCTAATTAG
- a CDS encoding methionine aminotransferase, whose amino-acid sequence MSKLPNITTSIFTVMSKMATEHNAINLSQGFPNFPVDERLTDIIARLAKENVHQYTPMAGFPPLMNQIAKLVQSSYNRTIIPETEILVTAGATQGIFTTILALVKTGDEVIILDPSYDSYESPVLLCNAKPVRVALNDDYTPNWETIEKACSSKSKMIIINNPHNPTGKILTQADFLQLEKLLSKYPDLLVLSDEVYEYITFEEKHISAHTKDFLLNRCIMVSSFGKSFHITGWKIGYTIAPEYLMKEIKKVHQFLVFSVNSISQAAISQYLDVVDVNLLGKFYQEKRDYFQKLLQNSKFELKPCEGTYFQVASYANISDDDDVTFCKKLITDHGVAAIPISTFYSDHKDQKLIRFCFAKDNFTLESAAKKLGDI is encoded by the coding sequence ATGAGTAAACTCCCAAACATAACTACTAGTATTTTTACGGTAATGTCAAAAATGGCAACCGAACATAATGCAATTAATCTTTCACAAGGATTTCCAAATTTTCCTGTTGATGAAAGATTAACAGACATTATAGCAAGATTAGCCAAAGAAAATGTGCACCAATATACACCAATGGCAGGTTTCCCTCCATTAATGAATCAAATTGCAAAACTGGTTCAAAGTTCTTACAATAGAACCATTATTCCTGAAACCGAAATATTGGTGACAGCCGGTGCAACGCAGGGAATTTTTACTACCATTTTAGCTTTAGTAAAAACAGGTGACGAAGTGATTATTCTGGATCCAAGTTATGATTCGTACGAATCTCCAGTTTTATTATGTAATGCAAAACCTGTTCGTGTGGCGCTAAACGATGATTATACCCCAAATTGGGAAACTATAGAAAAAGCCTGCTCATCAAAAAGCAAGATGATTATCATCAATAATCCGCATAATCCAACGGGAAAAATCCTAACACAAGCAGATTTTCTTCAATTAGAAAAATTACTTTCAAAATATCCTGATCTTCTTGTTTTATCTGATGAAGTTTATGAATACATCACTTTTGAAGAAAAACATATTTCAGCTCATACCAAAGATTTTCTTCTAAATCGCTGTATTATGGTTTCTTCATTCGGAAAATCATTTCACATTACTGGCTGGAAAATTGGCTACACAATTGCTCCGGAATACCTGATGAAAGAAATTAAAAAAGTACATCAGTTTTTGGTTTTCAGCGTAAACAGCATTTCTCAAGCTGCAATAAGTCAATATTTAGATGTTGTTGATGTTAACTTGCTTGGAAAATTCTATCAGGAAAAGCGAGATTATTTTCAAAAACTGCTTCAAAACAGTAAGTTTGAATTAAAACCATGCGAAGGAACTTATTTCCAGGTAGCTTCTTATGCCAATATTTCGGACGACGATGATGTAACATTTTGCAAAAAGTTAATCACTGATCATGGTGTTGCTGCAATTCCAATTTCTACCTTTTATTCTGATCATAAAGACCAAAAATTAATTCGTTTTTGCTTCGCCAAAGATAATTTCACCTTAGAATCAGCAGCAAAAAAATTAGGTGATATATAA
- a CDS encoding SDR family oxidoreductase encodes MSYTDKMLRDDALKGKVIVVTGGGSGLGKAMTKYFLELGAQVAITSRDLDKLKATATELETETGGKCLPLQCDVRHYEEVENMLQEVLKTFGKVDVLLNNAAGNFISPTERLSANAFDTVIDIVLKGSKNCTLAFGKHWIDTKQTSATILNIVTTYAWTGSAYVVPSATAKAGVLAMTRSLAVEWAKYGIRSNAIAPGPFPTKGAWDRLLPGDLAEKFDMAKKVPLKRVGDHQELANLAAYLVSDFSAYVNGDVITIDGGEWLKGAGQFNLLEAIPEELWDQLEMMIKAKKNK; translated from the coding sequence ATGAGCTATACAGATAAAATGTTAAGAGATGACGCTTTAAAAGGTAAGGTCATTGTAGTTACAGGTGGCGGAAGTGGTTTAGGAAAAGCTATGACCAAATACTTCTTAGAATTAGGAGCTCAGGTAGCAATTACTTCCCGGGATTTAGACAAACTAAAAGCTACAGCTACAGAATTAGAAACTGAAACTGGCGGAAAATGTTTACCTCTTCAATGTGACGTTCGTCATTATGAAGAAGTAGAAAATATGCTTCAGGAAGTTTTAAAAACTTTCGGAAAAGTTGATGTTCTTTTGAACAATGCAGCCGGAAATTTCATTTCACCAACTGAACGTTTATCTGCAAATGCATTTGATACTGTTATTGATATTGTATTAAAAGGTTCAAAAAACTGTACACTAGCTTTTGGAAAACACTGGATCGATACCAAACAAACATCAGCAACAATTTTAAATATCGTTACAACTTATGCCTGGACAGGATCTGCGTATGTAGTGCCTAGTGCAACTGCAAAAGCTGGAGTTCTGGCCATGACACGTAGTTTAGCTGTAGAATGGGCAAAATACGGAATTCGTTCTAACGCGATTGCACCAGGACCTTTCCCTACAAAAGGAGCTTGGGACAGATTATTGCCAGGCGATCTTGCTGAGAAATTTGATATGGCCAAAAAAGTGCCTTTGAAACGTGTTGGTGATCATCAGGAATTAGCCAATTTAGCAGCTTATTTAGTTTCTGACTTTTCAGCTTACGTAAACGGAGACGTTATTACTATTGATGGTGGCGAATGGTTAAAAGGCGCCGGACAATTTAATTTATTAGAAGCAATTCCGGAAGAACTTTGGGATCAGCTTGAAATGATGATAAAAGCAAAAAAGAATAAATAA
- the udk gene encoding uridine kinase produces the protein MLIIGLAGGTGSGKTTVVHQIMNELPDTEVGVISQDSYYKQTDNLSFDERALINFDHPRAIDFELLVKHLKALKEGETIDQPVYSFIKHNRTDDTVATHPRKVMIVEGILILTNPELRDLCDIKIYVHADSDERLIRRLKRDISERGRDIDEVLTRYQNTLKPMHEQFIEPSKAFADIIIPNDKYNTVAIDVVRAVINQRIS, from the coding sequence ATGCTCATTATTGGACTTGCAGGAGGAACAGGAAGTGGAAAAACAACGGTAGTACACCAAATCATGAACGAATTGCCGGACACTGAAGTGGGCGTAATTTCTCAGGATTCGTACTATAAACAAACCGATAATTTATCGTTTGACGAAAGAGCATTAATCAATTTTGATCATCCGCGCGCAATCGATTTTGAACTATTGGTAAAACATCTAAAAGCATTAAAAGAAGGTGAAACTATCGATCAGCCGGTATATTCTTTCATAAAACACAACAGAACTGACGATACAGTGGCAACACATCCCAGAAAAGTTATGATTGTTGAAGGAATCTTAATTTTGACAAATCCGGAACTACGTGATCTTTGCGATATCAAAATTTACGTTCATGCAGATTCTGATGAAAGATTAATTCGTCGTTTAAAAAGAGATATTTCAGAACGCGGACGTGATATCGATGAGGTTTTAACACGTTATCAAAACACTTTAAAACCTATGCACGAGCAATTTATCGAGCCATCAAAAGCTTTTGCAGACATTATAATCCCTAATGACAAATACAATACTGTAGCAATTGATGTAGTTCGTGCCGTAATTAATCAACGAATTTCATAA
- a CDS encoding septum formation initiator family protein → MKLKNPYKDKRWFKLLSNKYVWVLLFFVVWMLFLDNYSYFDHRFLDNQIEELQDNKKYYQDEIKKDQEQIKQLKNPEQIEKYAREKYFMKKDSEDIYIIQFEGDTIQDKE, encoded by the coding sequence ATGAAACTAAAAAATCCATATAAAGACAAGCGCTGGTTCAAATTATTGAGCAATAAATACGTTTGGGTTTTACTCTTTTTCGTAGTCTGGATGTTATTTTTAGACAATTACTCCTATTTTGATCATCGCTTTCTAGACAATCAAATTGAGGAACTACAAGACAATAAAAAATATTATCAGGACGAAATAAAAAAAGATCAGGAACAGATCAAACAACTTAAAAATCCTGAACAAATAGAAAAATATGCTCGCGAAAAGTACTTCATGAAAAAAGACAGCGAAGATATTTACATCATCCAATTTGAAGGAGACACCATTCAAGATAAAGAATAA
- a CDS encoding methylmalonyl-CoA mutase subunit beta — protein MATTLFDGFNPISSKQWKQKIQFELDGADYNETVIWNSPEDIQVKSFYHIDEFSKSAPVKTKASNFKICQNIFVYDIEKSIQRALNTIERGAESLRFTIENEKIDIQKLLETLPLENRIVYFNLNFISIDFVKLLDTISIQKKAVFYCKLDPIGHFAREGNWFTTSDKSNFETLENISKATTNLSLLSVDLGLYQNSGATITQQIAYSLAHANEYLNRLPTITQPIVFQISVGTNYFFEIAKLRALRMLFKLIASEYNPDLECHFLVTPTKRNKTIYDYNVNMLRTTTECMSAILGGADAVANLPYDSLYHKDNEFGDRIARNQLLVLKHESYFDKVNNPTDGSYYIESLTMQLAEKSLTLFKDIEANGGFLKLLNDGTIKKKIQESANKEQELFDSRKEVLLGTNKYPNKDDKMKHDLELFPFVKVKPRKTLITPIIEKRLAEKLEQERLELE, from the coding sequence ATGGCTACTACCCTATTCGACGGTTTTAATCCAATTTCATCTAAGCAATGGAAACAAAAAATTCAGTTTGAATTAGATGGCGCTGATTATAACGAAACCGTAATCTGGAATTCTCCAGAAGATATTCAGGTAAAATCTTTTTATCACATAGACGAATTTTCGAAATCAGCACCAGTAAAAACCAAAGCTTCAAATTTCAAAATTTGTCAAAACATCTTTGTATATGATATCGAAAAATCGATTCAAAGAGCTCTAAACACAATTGAAAGAGGTGCAGAAAGTTTACGTTTTACTATAGAAAACGAAAAAATCGATATCCAAAAGTTATTAGAAACTCTTCCTTTAGAGAACAGAATCGTTTACTTTAATTTGAATTTTATTTCAATCGATTTCGTAAAATTATTAGACACTATTTCGATTCAGAAAAAAGCTGTTTTCTATTGCAAACTTGATCCGATTGGTCATTTTGCAAGAGAAGGAAATTGGTTTACTACATCTGATAAAAGTAATTTTGAAACACTTGAAAACATTTCAAAAGCAACTACAAATCTTTCGCTATTAAGCGTAGATTTAGGCTTATATCAAAATTCAGGTGCCACTATCACACAACAAATCGCGTATAGTTTAGCTCATGCAAATGAATATTTGAATCGTTTGCCAACTATTACACAGCCAATTGTTTTTCAAATTTCGGTTGGAACTAATTATTTCTTTGAAATTGCAAAACTTCGTGCCTTACGAATGCTTTTCAAATTAATAGCCTCAGAATACAATCCTGATTTAGAATGTCATTTTTTGGTAACACCAACCAAACGCAATAAAACAATTTACGATTATAATGTAAATATGCTTCGCACAACAACAGAATGCATGTCGGCTATTTTAGGCGGAGCAGATGCTGTGGCAAATTTACCTTACGACTCTTTATATCATAAAGACAATGAATTTGGCGATCGAATTGCTCGAAATCAATTATTAGTTTTAAAACACGAAAGCTATTTTGACAAAGTAAACAATCCAACTGACGGAAGTTATTACATTGAAAGTTTGACCATGCAACTGGCCGAAAAAAGTTTGACTTTATTTAAAGATATTGAAGCCAATGGAGGATTCCTGAAACTTTTAAACGATGGGACCATCAAAAAGAAAATTCAGGAAAGCGCCAATAAAGAACAGGAATTGTTCGATTCAAGAAAAGAAGTTTTATTGGGCACGAATAAATATCCCAACAAAGATGACAAAATGAAACACGATTTAGAATTGTTTCCTTTTGTAAAAGTAAAACCAAGAAAAACATTAATTACACCAATAATCGAAAAAAGATTAGCCGAAAAATTGGAACAAGAACGTCTAGAACTTGAATAA